One region of Peribacillus simplex genomic DNA includes:
- a CDS encoding MFS transporter — MLNGQKRWLYIAVPIFFFWFFGQIDKVGISIIQTDPEFLNALGMTGADKNAKIGLLSFVFTIAYGVSNLFWGFIIDKLGARKTAIAGLFVWTLTMIMSGLANSYEMFLISRVILGFGEGMMIPVSGKMISNWFNKRELGRAQASWLTGNYLGPATGAIVLVLVISLLHWQAAFFMLAAFNLFINIPMFIFMTRNTPEEHPRISKDELAFIRQSEDEGKEIAPSEKKSFAQDYRFWIVWFGMLVCSFLFFGISIWLPTYLIEAKGFEKEGMSSITSLSWLFALGFVLACGFLADKTRRPSLMASILFSLTAVFLTVAVFIPNPIMAGLCMGLAMGCQGGVFHLSNMLMIKYSTPETAGRAAGLIGFTNIMGGFSSYIMGWLRDLSGGDFSTSIAMLIFTAILGLGAYIFSIKREAAELHLSPLPAQKIQV, encoded by the coding sequence ATGTTAAATGGGCAAAAAAGATGGTTGTATATTGCCGTTCCAATTTTTTTCTTTTGGTTTTTCGGACAAATTGATAAGGTTGGCATTTCCATCATTCAAACAGATCCAGAATTCTTGAATGCACTCGGAATGACAGGCGCTGACAAAAATGCAAAGATCGGTCTTCTTTCCTTTGTATTCACCATAGCTTATGGAGTTTCAAATCTTTTTTGGGGCTTCATCATTGATAAATTAGGGGCCCGAAAAACAGCCATCGCCGGATTATTCGTATGGACACTTACCATGATTATGTCAGGCTTAGCAAATTCATATGAAATGTTTTTAATAAGCAGGGTCATTCTTGGTTTTGGCGAAGGGATGATGATTCCAGTTTCCGGAAAAATGATTTCTAACTGGTTTAATAAACGCGAATTGGGGAGGGCCCAGGCATCATGGCTTACCGGAAACTATTTAGGTCCGGCAACTGGAGCCATTGTTTTGGTGCTCGTGATATCTTTACTCCACTGGCAAGCAGCTTTCTTTATGCTTGCGGCCTTCAACTTATTTATTAATATCCCGATGTTCATCTTTATGACAAGGAATACACCAGAAGAGCACCCCCGTATAAGTAAGGATGAATTGGCCTTCATTCGCCAATCGGAAGATGAAGGGAAAGAAATTGCCCCTTCAGAGAAAAAGAGTTTTGCTCAGGATTATCGTTTCTGGATTGTATGGTTCGGTATGCTCGTATGCTCCTTCCTTTTTTTCGGAATCAGCATTTGGCTCCCTACCTATCTAATTGAAGCAAAAGGATTCGAAAAGGAAGGGATGTCGAGCATCACTTCGCTTTCCTGGCTATTTGCTTTAGGATTTGTCTTGGCCTGCGGCTTTCTGGCGGACAAAACCAGGCGTCCAAGTTTGATGGCCTCGATTCTATTTTCATTGACTGCTGTCTTTTTAACTGTTGCGGTCTTCATCCCCAACCCTATTATGGCCGGGCTATGTATGGGACTGGCAATGGGATGTCAAGGCGGTGTTTTCCATTTAAGTAATATGCTCATGATAAAATACTCAACACCCGAAACGGCAGGACGGGCTGCTGGTCTAATTGGATTCACGAATATAATGGGCGGCTTTTCAAGCTATATCATGGGGTGGCTTCGTGACTTGTCTGGCGGGGACTTCAGTACATCGATCGCCATGCTGATTTTTACAGCCATCTTAGGTTTGGGAGCGTATATATTCTCCATTAAAAGAGAAGCGGCAGAACTGCATTTATCACCTTTGCCTGCACAAAAGATCCAAGTATGA